From Argopecten irradians isolate NY chromosome 12, Ai_NY, whole genome shotgun sequence, one genomic window encodes:
- the LOC138336034 gene encoding globin-like gives MADSSKPLTDEEVKLLQDSWNILAENKKKNGVKLFMKLFERYPDAQQMFKSFRNVPLKDLDYDGETTKSNRRMVAHGLSVMYAMESYIDSLDDMDCLIELVRKTALAHLKRDVGVKEFMWMIPVTHDLIDYATAGMDGLDLGAIKAAWKKILTLVAELVGEEAKAGDV, from the exons ATGGCGGACTCTTCCAAACCACTCACAGACGAGGAAGTAAAGCTACTACAGGACAGCTGGAACATACTGGCCGAGAATAAGAAGAAAAATGGCGTGAAGCTTTTCATGAA GCTTTTCGAAAGGTATCCTGATGCGCAACAAATGTTCAAGTCGTTCCGAAACGTCCCCCTCAAGGACCTTGATTACGATGG TGAGACCACGAAGAGTAACAGACGAATGGTTGCCCACGGATTGAGTGTCATGTACGCCATGGAGTCCTACATCGATAGTCTGGATGACATGGACTGTCTGATCGAGTTGGTACGGAAAACAGCACTGGCCCATCTAAAACGAGACGTTGGAGTGAAAGAGTTCATG TGGATGATCCCGGTAACTCACGACCTCATTGATTACGCCACAGCGGGAATGGACGGTTTGGATCTGGGTGCTATCAAGGCAGCATGGAAAAAGATATTAACTTTAGTAGCAGAACTTGTGGGAGAGGAGGCCAAAGCAGGCGACGTTTGA